A portion of the Anoxybacillus gonensis genome contains these proteins:
- a CDS encoding DedA family protein, translated as MEANDIFMYIQSHGYIVLFLSLFFGIVGIPAPEESLLFFVGIFISHDQLHLFKSLFFAISGATVGMVVAYMAGYTFGSALLFKYGHYIGFHRRRYRYVYRHFRKRAPWIITFGYFIPGVRQLSPYMAGVVRVPFLPFLFLSFAGSAFWISLFIFVGKFLGERIHIPLYLLPWIMIVFFSLFFIGLYVKRRKTN; from the coding sequence ATGGAAGCGAACGACATTTTCATGTATATTCAATCCCACGGTTATATTGTATTGTTTCTATCATTATTTTTCGGTATTGTCGGCATCCCTGCACCCGAAGAGTCACTTCTGTTTTTCGTGGGCATATTTATTTCACACGATCAATTACATTTATTCAAAAGTTTATTTTTCGCGATTTCTGGGGCGACAGTTGGGATGGTTGTTGCCTATATGGCTGGCTATACATTCGGTTCAGCGCTGTTATTTAAATATGGACATTATATTGGTTTTCATCGTCGGCGTTATCGGTATGTTTATCGCCACTTTCGAAAACGCGCTCCTTGGATTATTACATTTGGCTATTTTATTCCGGGTGTTCGTCAGTTATCTCCATACATGGCTGGAGTTGTTCGCGTTCCATTTCTCCCGTTTCTTTTTTTGTCGTTTGCTGGATCAGCGTTTTGGATTAGTTTATTTATATTTGTCGGGAAGTTTCTTGGGGAGCGTATACATATTCCTCTTTACTTATTACCATGGATAATGATTGTGTTTTTTAGTTTATTTTTCATTGGGCTATATGTGAAAAGAAGAAAAACAAATTAA
- a CDS encoding acyl-CoA carboxylase subunit beta: MISNEQLSLVEQLQQKRKQIEQGGARKYHEKNAEQGKLFVRDRLKLLFDEGLQFEDAFFANCLADGLPADGVVTGVGKINGQTVCVMANDSTVKAGSWGARTVEKIIRIQETADKLRCPILYLVDSAGARITDQIEMFPGRRGAGRIFYNQVKLSGKVPQICLLFGPSAAGGAYIPAFCDIVIMVEGNASMYLGSPRMAEMVIGEKVTLEEMGGARMHCSVSGCGDVLVKTEEEAIAFARKYLSYFPANFSEKPPVAEPREPKAFDKTIEEIIPKNQNAPFNMYDLIDRVIDEGTFCEIKKLFAPELITGLARINGQPVGIIANQPRMKGGVLFHDSADKAAKFITLCDAFHIPLIFLADIPGFMIGTKVERAGIIRHGAKMISAMSEATVPKISIIVRKAYGAGLYAMAGPAFEPDCCLAFPHAQIAVMGPEAAVNAVYANKIAELPEEERAAFIEQKREEYRKDIDIYRLASEMVVDGIIAPNELRSELIRRLDAYMSKYVVFSERKHGVYPV, from the coding sequence ATGATTTCAAACGAACAATTATCGCTTGTTGAACAACTACAACAAAAACGAAAACAAATTGAACAAGGGGGAGCGCGCAAATATCACGAAAAAAACGCTGAGCAAGGGAAATTGTTTGTGCGCGATCGCTTGAAACTGTTATTTGATGAAGGACTACAATTTGAAGATGCATTTTTCGCAAACTGTTTAGCGGACGGACTGCCGGCAGATGGTGTCGTGACAGGGGTCGGAAAAATTAACGGACAAACGGTATGCGTCATGGCAAATGATTCGACCGTCAAGGCAGGTTCATGGGGAGCAAGAACAGTAGAAAAAATTATTCGCATTCAAGAAACGGCTGACAAACTACGATGCCCTATTTTATATTTAGTCGATTCCGCTGGTGCGCGCATCACGGATCAAATTGAAATGTTCCCAGGACGACGAGGAGCAGGACGTATTTTTTACAATCAAGTTAAATTGTCTGGAAAAGTTCCGCAAATTTGCTTATTGTTCGGACCATCAGCAGCAGGTGGTGCATACATCCCTGCGTTTTGTGATATCGTTATTATGGTCGAAGGAAACGCGTCGATGTATCTCGGTTCACCGCGCATGGCGGAAATGGTTATCGGTGAAAAAGTGACACTTGAGGAGATGGGTGGCGCTCGCATGCATTGTTCAGTTTCAGGTTGCGGTGATGTGCTTGTGAAAACGGAAGAAGAAGCGATCGCCTTTGCACGTAAATATTTGTCGTACTTTCCAGCCAATTTTAGTGAAAAACCGCCGGTGGCGGAGCCAAGAGAGCCAAAGGCGTTTGATAAAACGATTGAAGAAATCATTCCGAAAAATCAAAATGCCCCGTTCAATATGTACGATTTAATCGACCGCGTGATCGATGAAGGAACGTTTTGTGAAATAAAAAAGTTGTTTGCACCTGAACTCATTACAGGTCTTGCACGCATCAACGGCCAACCGGTTGGGATTATCGCTAATCAACCGCGCATGAAGGGCGGCGTGTTGTTTCACGATTCAGCAGATAAAGCTGCGAAATTCATTACACTTTGCGATGCGTTTCATATTCCGCTCATCTTTTTAGCAGACATCCCTGGCTTTATGATCGGAACGAAAGTGGAACGAGCGGGAATCATTCGTCATGGTGCAAAAATGATTTCAGCGATGTCAGAAGCAACCGTGCCGAAAATTTCAATCATTGTCAGAAAAGCATACGGAGCAGGATTATATGCTATGGCAGGTCCAGCCTTTGAACCGGATTGTTGCTTAGCTTTCCCACATGCACAAATTGCTGTCATGGGACCAGAAGCAGCCGTGAATGCGGTATATGCCAATAAAATTGCTGAACTGCCAGAAGAAGAGCGAGCCGCTTTTATTGAGCAAAAACGTGAAGAATATCGAAAAGACATCGATATTTACCGACTTGCTTCTGAAATGGTTGTCGATGGCATTATTGCGCCAAATGAGTTGCGTTCTGAACTCATTCGACGATTAGATGCATATATGTCGAAATATGTGGTATTTTCTGAACGAAAGCATGGGGTTTACCCTGTGTAG
- a CDS encoding enoyl-CoA hydratase gives MMEAVLYSTIDAGIAVVTLNRPDAANALSLKMLNELQRIQAELKLNRNVRAVIVTGAGQKTFCAGADLKERAKMNETQVRQTVALIRETINGFEQLPQPVICALNGGAFGGGLELALACDIRIAAEHATMGLTETALGIIPGAGGTQRLPRLIGIGRAKEMIYTARRISAQEAERIGLVERVVSAEQLLDEAFTIATAISNNAPIAVAQAKAAINHGVQVDMHTGLVIEQMAYERTIHTNDRLEGLQAFKEKRKPVYKGE, from the coding sequence ATGATGGAAGCTGTCCTTTATTCTACGATTGATGCAGGGATCGCGGTTGTCACGCTAAATCGACCGGATGCGGCGAACGCTCTTTCATTAAAAATGTTAAACGAACTGCAGCGCATTCAAGCGGAACTGAAGTTAAATCGGAACGTGCGGGCAGTCATTGTCACAGGTGCGGGACAAAAAACATTTTGCGCAGGGGCAGATTTAAAAGAGCGGGCAAAAATGAATGAAACACAAGTGCGTCAAACGGTTGCGCTCATTCGAGAGACGATCAACGGATTCGAACAATTGCCCCAACCTGTCATTTGTGCCCTGAACGGTGGAGCTTTTGGCGGTGGACTTGAATTGGCGCTCGCATGTGATATTCGCATCGCTGCTGAACATGCCACGATGGGACTGACAGAGACAGCGCTTGGCATCATTCCCGGTGCAGGAGGGACGCAACGTCTTCCACGGCTGATTGGTATCGGGCGCGCAAAAGAGATGATTTATACAGCAAGGCGCATTTCAGCACAAGAAGCGGAGCGGATTGGTTTAGTCGAGCGCGTCGTTTCTGCTGAACAATTGTTAGATGAGGCGTTTACAATCGCGACAGCGATTTCGAATAACGCCCCGATTGCCGTTGCTCAAGCGAAAGCAGCAATAAACCATGGCGTGCAAGTCGATATGCATACAGGGCTTGTCATTGAACAAATGGCATATGAGCGAACGATTCATACAAACGATCGGTTAGAAGGGTTACAAGCATTCAAAGAAAAACGAAAACCGGTGTACAAAGGGGAGTAA
- a CDS encoding polysaccharide deacetylase family protein encodes MIYIWLITLFLIYSIFPTLIVRIFSLRVQKKVKNGVALTFDDGPDPVYTPQLLDLLKKYNVKATFFVVGWKAKKYPHLIKRMYEEGHTIGLHHYYHTSNWFLPPFVTEWELERSARVIEHMTGVRPVYYRPPWGHLNIWTVLMQKKYKIVMWTYILGDWKASMSVERLYERLTNSIKDGAIIVLHDSGSTIGADQHAPANMLRALEQLLQHSSVQWVKVNEQ; translated from the coding sequence TTGATTTACATATGGCTCATCACACTATTTCTCATTTATAGCATATTCCCAACGTTGATTGTCCGCATTTTCTCACTTCGTGTACAAAAGAAGGTGAAAAACGGTGTAGCATTGACGTTTGACGATGGTCCAGATCCGGTGTACACGCCTCAGTTGCTTGATTTATTGAAAAAATACAATGTAAAAGCGACGTTTTTCGTTGTCGGCTGGAAGGCGAAAAAATATCCACATCTTATTAAAAGAATGTATGAGGAAGGGCATACGATCGGTTTGCACCATTATTACCATACGAGCAACTGGTTTCTTCCGCCGTTTGTTACGGAATGGGAGCTTGAACGATCAGCACGTGTCATTGAGCACATGACAGGCGTTCGTCCGGTATACTATCGTCCGCCATGGGGACATTTAAACATATGGACGGTGCTGATGCAAAAAAAGTATAAAATCGTCATGTGGACATATATTCTTGGTGATTGGAAAGCTTCAATGAGCGTTGAGCGGCTTTATGAACGATTAACGAATAGTATAAAAGATGGGGCGATCATCGTATTGCATGATAGCGGTTCGACCATCGGAGCTGATCAACATGCACCAGCGAACATGTTACGAGCATTAGAACAATTATTGCAACATTCTTCTGTTCAATGGGTAAAAGTGAACGAACAATAA
- a CDS encoding spore germination protein has product MTAEIIVDGQTLKEHFSQCKDVVIMPATIYSEERKPLSLIFIYCEELCDTKLLKQFIFPTITSMGQRYPLYSVTDIEKYKQMPLHLIGKSVSAQQLDFIVFNGDLVIYFVEAEAMYSISLANPPNRNPEEPNTEVSIRGPKDGFIEEVAKNVALIRKRLKTSSLHVEQVLIGKRSRTKVNILYIEDIINQETVEELKRRLSTINIDALTGTNQLEELLSEKYISLFPVFAYSGRPDFVVNALLSGRFAVFIDGSPTALIGPTNLTFLLNTSEDNSTSFVFVTFQRIIRLIGVSVAVFLPGLWVAITTYHQDQLPFTLLATIVLARQGVPLPAPLEAFIMISLFEIFKEAGMRLPIAIGQTLSVVGGLIIGQAAINAGLAAPGTLVVMATSVIATFTLVNQSLAGTVSILRFIVLAASSILGLFGFIASMFFLLIYTANLTSFGVPYLAPLSPITGDIWKVVITSGWKKFKRRPKMLKTNDSTPGDES; this is encoded by the coding sequence ATGACCGCTGAAATCATTGTCGATGGACAAACGCTAAAAGAACATTTTTCGCAATGTAAAGATGTTGTGATTATGCCAGCGACCATTTATTCAGAAGAACGAAAGCCCCTCTCGCTTATTTTCATTTATTGTGAAGAATTATGTGACACGAAGTTACTCAAACAATTTATTTTCCCAACAATTACAAGCATGGGACAACGATATCCGCTATATTCAGTGACAGATATTGAAAAATATAAACAAATGCCTCTTCATTTAATCGGAAAATCGGTCTCTGCCCAACAACTAGATTTTATCGTTTTTAATGGGGACTTAGTGATTTACTTTGTGGAAGCGGAAGCGATGTATTCCATTTCGCTTGCCAATCCACCGAACCGTAATCCGGAGGAACCAAACACAGAAGTATCCATTCGCGGACCGAAAGACGGCTTTATTGAAGAAGTGGCAAAAAACGTAGCGCTCATCCGAAAGCGGCTAAAAACGAGCAGCTTGCACGTTGAACAAGTATTAATTGGTAAGAGAAGCCGGACGAAAGTTAATATTTTATATATTGAAGATATTATTAATCAAGAAACCGTTGAGGAATTAAAGCGGCGATTAAGTACAATCAACATTGATGCCTTAACAGGAACAAATCAGTTAGAAGAATTGTTAAGCGAAAAATATATTTCGTTATTTCCTGTTTTCGCTTACTCTGGACGCCCTGATTTTGTCGTCAACGCACTACTGAGCGGACGATTCGCAGTCTTTATTGACGGCTCACCAACAGCCTTAATTGGCCCGACAAACTTAACGTTTTTATTAAACACATCTGAAGACAATAGTACATCGTTTGTGTTCGTGACATTTCAACGCATTATTCGACTAATCGGGGTGAGCGTCGCTGTATTTTTACCGGGACTTTGGGTCGCTATTACAACATACCACCAAGATCAGTTGCCGTTTACATTGTTGGCAACAATCGTTCTCGCAAGGCAAGGAGTACCGCTCCCCGCCCCGCTTGAAGCGTTTATTATGATCAGTTTATTTGAAATTTTTAAAGAAGCGGGCATGCGGCTTCCAATTGCGATTGGACAAACATTATCCGTCGTCGGCGGTCTTATTATCGGTCAAGCCGCCATTAACGCTGGACTAGCGGCACCCGGAACACTCGTTGTCATGGCAACATCTGTCATTGCCACGTTTACGCTCGTGAATCAATCGCTTGCTGGGACGGTGTCCATTTTACGATTTATCGTCCTTGCTGCATCTTCTATACTAGGACTTTTCGGTTTTATCGCATCAATGTTTTTTCTGCTAATTTATACAGCTAATTTAACGTCGTTTGGTGTTCCTTATTTAGCCCCTCTTTCCCCTATAACAGGTGATATATGGAAAGTGGTTATTACAAGTGGGTGGAAAAAATTCAAACGTCGTCCGAAAATGTTAAAAACAAATGATAGCACACCGGGTGACGAATCATGA
- a CDS encoding MGDG synthase family glycosyltransferase: MMNILVLPLFQMSSGHHQVADALIYSLQHRFPNVSCEKLDFLSYCNEQMERRVADFYLRWISLSPHSYEWMYQRWMKKFEQPAMEPWLLYFEKKMKRLLQEKKPDLVICTHSFPSHVLQRLKQRGAITVPVINVYTDFFLSGIWGKTAIDYHFVPHEEAKRSLCTRFRMERHRVIVTGIPIHEHIVPVQKIKRRMNKHILVAGGNQGLGKMKQFLKNANHSQLTYSVLCGKNENLYEELKSWNDPRIRPFRYISDRAKMNELYDEVDAVVTKPGGVTMSEVLAKKLPAFTLSYLPGQEQMNLRYLRKKELIYFLNDNEPYDQQLLRVLMDDEEMNQLEKRMKQYWLGCEKTAQEALAEWIEANIYATKKR; the protein is encoded by the coding sequence ATGATGAACATTCTCGTACTACCTTTGTTTCAAATGTCATCTGGCCATCATCAAGTGGCCGATGCGCTTATATATTCATTGCAACATCGTTTTCCTAACGTTTCTTGCGAAAAACTTGATTTCTTAAGTTATTGTAACGAACAAATGGAAAGACGAGTAGCGGACTTTTATCTTCGCTGGATTTCGCTATCACCGCACTCATATGAATGGATGTACCAACGATGGATGAAAAAATTTGAACAACCAGCGATGGAACCGTGGTTGCTTTATTTTGAAAAGAAGATGAAACGTCTTCTTCAAGAGAAAAAACCGGATCTCGTCATATGTACGCATTCGTTTCCTTCACACGTGTTGCAGCGATTGAAACAAAGAGGAGCTATAACGGTACCTGTGATAAACGTATATACAGACTTTTTTTTGAGCGGCATTTGGGGAAAAACAGCGATTGACTATCACTTTGTTCCTCATGAGGAAGCGAAACGATCGCTATGTACGAGATTTCGTATGGAGCGTCATCGCGTTATTGTGACAGGCATTCCGATTCATGAACATATTGTACCTGTGCAAAAAATAAAGCGACGAATGAATAAACACATTTTAGTGGCTGGCGGCAATCAAGGACTAGGGAAGATGAAACAATTTTTAAAAAACGCTAACCATTCACAGTTAACGTATTCTGTTTTATGCGGTAAAAATGAAAATTTATATGAAGAATTAAAAAGTTGGAACGACCCGCGTATCCGTCCGTTTCGATATATCTCCGATCGAGCAAAAATGAACGAATTGTATGATGAAGTTGATGCGGTTGTGACAAAGCCGGGTGGTGTCACGATGAGTGAAGTGCTCGCAAAAAAACTGCCTGCTTTTACTCTTTCTTATTTACCTGGACAAGAACAAATGAATTTGCGCTATTTAAGAAAAAAAGAGCTCATTTATTTTCTCAATGACAATGAGCCGTACGATCAACAATTATTGCGTGTATTAATGGACGATGAGGAAATGAATCAATTAGAAAAACGAATGAAACAGTATTGGTTAGGGTGTGAAAAAACAGCGCAAGAAGCGCTTGCCGAATGGATTGAAGCGAATATATATGCAACGAAAAAGCGATGA
- a CDS encoding acetyl-CoA carboxylase biotin carboxyl carrier protein subunit yields MHEVVALMAGNVWKIVVQVGDVVEEGQDVVILESMKMEIPVASQVGGVVKAIRVQEGDFVNEGDVLIEIE; encoded by the coding sequence ATGCATGAAGTTGTCGCATTGATGGCAGGGAACGTATGGAAAATTGTTGTGCAAGTAGGTGATGTCGTTGAAGAAGGACAAGATGTTGTCATTTTGGAATCGATGAAAATGGAAATACCAGTCGCTTCACAAGTAGGTGGGGTAGTCAAAGCGATTCGTGTACAAGAGGGAGATTTCGTAAACGAAGGGGACGTATTAATCGAAATCGAATAG
- a CDS encoding hydroxymethylglutaryl-CoA lyase yields the protein MRVTVKEVGPRDGLQNEPTFIQTEDKIAWINQLSQTGLTYIEVTSFVHPKWIPQLADAYEVASRIERVEGVTYAALVPNKKGLEGALAANIDEVAVFMSASETHNRKNINKSMEETYVVLKEVIDEAKRENKTVRGYVSTVFGCPYEGAVSIERVISVSERLFELGIDELSLGDTIGVANPVQVQQTLERLLKRFPAEKIALHFHNTRGMALANVFASLQMGITIFDSSLGGLGGCPYAPGASGNLATDDLVYMLTQMGIECGVQLEPLTEAARWIEEKIGRPLTSHHLNVVRGNV from the coding sequence ATGCGCGTAACAGTGAAAGAAGTTGGTCCGCGTGACGGGTTACAAAATGAGCCGACATTTATTCAAACGGAAGATAAAATTGCATGGATTAATCAACTTTCGCAAACGGGATTGACATATATTGAAGTGACGTCGTTTGTCCATCCGAAATGGATTCCGCAGCTTGCCGATGCGTATGAAGTCGCTTCCCGCATTGAGCGAGTAGAAGGAGTGACATATGCTGCGCTTGTGCCAAACAAAAAAGGATTAGAAGGTGCGCTAGCAGCGAATATTGATGAAGTCGCTGTATTTATGTCGGCAAGCGAAACACATAATCGAAAAAATATTAATAAATCGATGGAAGAAACGTATGTTGTGTTAAAAGAAGTGATTGACGAAGCGAAGCGAGAAAACAAAACAGTTCGCGGTTACGTATCAACTGTGTTCGGTTGTCCGTACGAAGGAGCAGTCAGCATTGAACGCGTCATCTCTGTTTCTGAACGATTGTTTGAGCTTGGGATTGATGAGCTGTCGCTCGGTGATACGATCGGTGTCGCGAATCCTGTCCAAGTCCAACAAACATTAGAACGGCTGTTGAAGCGGTTTCCAGCTGAGAAGATAGCACTTCATTTTCATAATACGCGCGGTATGGCGCTTGCAAACGTGTTTGCATCGCTGCAAATGGGCATAACCATTTTTGATAGCTCACTCGGTGGGTTAGGTGGTTGCCCGTATGCTCCAGGGGCATCTGGGAATTTAGCGACAGACGATTTAGTATATATGCTTACACAAATGGGGATCGAATGCGGTGTCCAGCTAGAACCTTTAACAGAAGCAGCACGATGGATAGAAGAGAAAATTGGCCGTCCGCTTACGAGCCATCACCTGAACGTTGTAAGGGGGAATGTATAA
- a CDS encoding Ger(x)C family spore germination protein — protein MTRALICCFFCFFLTGCWGMKEIDHLAYIHVIGVDYEDGQVIAYAQLISFTGLAKVEAGGGKQKSTVTVGKAKGETFNVATDRLYYAIQQGVSWGHVKGIVFTERALKKGLVRDVIDVLDRYNEIRHTIWTFTTTESIEHIFETTPFLDYSPYFSLLANPTDIYKQSSFIQPKRLNELIAASNEQAVVFPLPSLAIEKKSWKENKKAKPMLKMDGVCFLHRYNKRACIPRHKLDGLRWVTKGTGRTPIYIQPDGNMIGTLVVREPKASISYKIKNGRPVFTIDVQAKGSIIELREQMSEKQIIEYATKTVKNELESLFQLGVKEGVDTLQLSNALYRQNVNDWRKYTTNGFVSLTNDTLQQINVQLSIDTYGKSKK, from the coding sequence ATGACTCGCGCGCTTATTTGTTGTTTTTTTTGTTTCTTTTTAACTGGGTGCTGGGGAATGAAAGAAATTGATCATCTGGCTTATATTCATGTGATCGGCGTAGACTACGAAGACGGGCAAGTGATCGCCTACGCCCAACTTATTAGTTTTACAGGACTTGCGAAAGTCGAAGCGGGCGGAGGGAAACAAAAATCAACGGTGACCGTTGGAAAAGCGAAAGGGGAGACGTTTAACGTTGCAACAGATCGGCTATATTATGCGATTCAACAAGGTGTATCATGGGGGCATGTGAAAGGGATCGTCTTTACAGAACGAGCGCTCAAAAAAGGACTCGTGCGAGATGTCATTGATGTACTTGATCGTTACAACGAAATTCGCCATACAATCTGGACATTTACAACAACCGAATCGATTGAACATATTTTTGAAACAACACCATTTTTAGATTACTCACCATATTTTTCTTTGCTCGCTAATCCGACAGACATTTACAAACAAAGTTCTTTTATTCAACCGAAGCGCTTGAACGAATTGATTGCTGCTTCTAATGAACAAGCGGTTGTTTTTCCGCTCCCTTCCCTTGCAATTGAAAAGAAAAGTTGGAAAGAAAATAAAAAGGCAAAACCGATGTTAAAAATGGATGGCGTCTGTTTCTTGCATCGTTACAATAAACGAGCATGTATCCCACGCCATAAACTTGACGGGTTGCGCTGGGTGACAAAAGGCACAGGACGAACACCCATTTACATTCAACCAGACGGAAATATGATTGGCACACTCGTCGTGCGCGAACCGAAAGCAAGCATATCGTACAAAATAAAAAATGGTCGTCCTGTATTTACAATTGATGTACAAGCAAAAGGAAGCATCATTGAACTTCGCGAACAAATGTCTGAAAAACAAATTATTGAATACGCAACAAAAACAGTAAAGAATGAATTGGAAAGTCTATTCCAACTCGGCGTAAAAGAAGGGGTCGATACGCTTCAATTATCAAACGCTTTATATCGTCAAAACGTCAATGACTGGCGCAAATATACGACAAACGGATTCGTTTCACTGACAAATGATACGTTACAACAAATCAATGTCCAATTAAGCATTGACACATATGGAAAGTCAAAAAAATAA